One genomic region from Blattabacterium cuenoti encodes:
- a CDS encoding CTP synthase, with protein MEAKYIFVTGGVSSSLGKGIVSASLGLLLKARGYKVSILKLDPYFNIDPGTLNPYEHGECFVTKDGAETDLDLGHYERFLNQPTTKENNVTSGLIYKTVIDNERKGNYLGKTVQVIPHITNEIKRRIKILGESNSYDIIITEIGGTVGDIESLPYIESVRQLKWELGKFNGLVIHLTLLPHIAVTGEIKTKPTQHSVRNLMENGIQADIIVCRTEKHISKEIREKLALFCNVKQKHVIESIDTKIIYEIPCLLHFQNFDKVVLNHLNLSTVISPNLKKWKIFIKKYKNPKYETKIALVGKYVSLHDSYKSITEALIHAGTENETYVNIKWIYSEMIKEKNIKKYFKGISGILVAPGFGNRGIEGKILAAKYARENKIPFFGICLGMQIAVIEFARNVLGLEKAESYETNPYTSHPVICLMEKQKKQTHKGGTMRLGNWKCSLVEGSKIFSIYRGKKEVLERHRHRYEFNNNYLEYFSNAGMKAVGINPDTGLVEAIELENHIFFLGVQYHPEYQSTVTNPHPLFTNFVKVSKNYKFFDYQNSSYI; from the coding sequence ATGGAAGCAAAATATATTTTTGTTACAGGAGGAGTCTCCTCTTCTTTGGGGAAAGGAATCGTTTCCGCTTCATTAGGTCTGCTATTGAAAGCTAGAGGGTATAAAGTTTCAATTTTGAAACTTGATCCTTATTTCAATATAGATCCAGGAACTTTAAACCCTTATGAACATGGAGAGTGTTTTGTTACTAAAGATGGAGCAGAAACAGATTTGGATTTAGGACATTATGAGCGATTTTTAAACCAACCCACTACCAAAGAAAATAATGTTACATCTGGATTGATATATAAAACAGTTATAGATAACGAAAGAAAAGGAAATTACTTGGGAAAAACAGTGCAGGTCATTCCTCACATTACAAATGAAATTAAAAGACGTATTAAAATACTAGGAGAATCAAATAGTTACGATATTATTATTACTGAAATAGGAGGAACAGTGGGGGATATAGAAAGTTTGCCATATATTGAATCAGTCCGTCAATTAAAGTGGGAATTAGGAAAATTCAATGGATTAGTAATTCATTTAACATTACTACCACATATTGCAGTTACTGGAGAAATCAAAACGAAACCAACACAACACTCTGTTCGTAATTTAATGGAAAATGGAATACAAGCAGATATTATTGTCTGTAGAACAGAAAAACATATATCTAAAGAAATTAGAGAAAAATTAGCTTTGTTTTGCAATGTAAAGCAGAAACATGTTATAGAATCAATTGATACTAAAATCATATACGAGATTCCTTGTTTATTGCATTTTCAAAATTTCGATAAGGTTGTATTAAATCATTTAAATTTATCTACTGTTATTTCTCCTAATTTAAAAAAATGGAAAATTTTTATAAAAAAATATAAAAATCCAAAATATGAAACTAAAATAGCATTAGTTGGAAAATATGTTTCTTTACATGATTCTTATAAATCAATCACTGAAGCATTAATTCATGCAGGAACGGAAAATGAAACTTACGTTAATATAAAATGGATTTATTCGGAAATGATAAAAGAAAAAAACATAAAAAAATATTTTAAGGGAATTTCAGGAATTTTAGTTGCTCCAGGATTTGGAAATAGAGGAATAGAAGGAAAAATTCTTGCAGCAAAGTATGCAAGAGAGAACAAAATTCCATTTTTTGGGATCTGTTTAGGAATGCAAATTGCTGTAATAGAATTTGCTAGAAATGTTTTAGGTTTAGAAAAAGCAGAAAGTTACGAAACAAATCCATATACTTCTCATCCAGTAATCTGTTTAATGGAGAAACAAAAAAAACAAACTCACAAAGGAGGAACTATGCGTTTAGGAAACTGGAAATGTTCCCTTGTAGAAGGGTCTAAAATATTTTCTATTTATAGAGGAAAAAAAGAGGTTTTAGAAAGACATCGTCATAGATATGAATTTAATAATAATTACTTAGAATATTTTTCTAATGCTGGTATGAAAGCTGTCGGTATCAATCCAGATACAGGTTTAGTAGAAGCAATTGAGTTAGAAAATCATATTTTTTTCTTGGGAGTTCAATATCATCCAGAATATCAGAGTACAGTAACTAATCCACATCCTTTGTTCACAAATTTTGTAAAAGTTTCCAAAAATTATAAATTTTTTGATTATCAGAATTCTTCTTATATATGA
- the clpX gene encoding ATP-dependent Clp protease ATP-binding subunit ClpX, with protein MEDSLTCNFCGRKKNDITFLVSGISGHICNFCIEKTYSIIHRKFWSKNIEKKKNESAQIQIKKPKEIKSFLDKYVVGQNEAKKIISVAVYNHYKRIHQSNSENQDVEIEKSNILLIGNTGTGKTLLAKSISKLLKVPFAIADATTLTEAGYVGEDVESILTRLLQSVNYDISYAEKGIIFLDEIDKISRKSNNPSITRDVSGEGVQQALLKILEGSVINVPPQGGRKHPDQKMIQINTENILFIAGGTFDGIEKIVSDRIKQISIGFLTQEKREKNNDKNYLKNIIAADLKHFGLIPELVGRFPVTTYLNPLNKKMLKKILLTPKNSLIKQYQKLFNMDNISMNITDEALDIIVDKTFQLGIGARGLRTFCEKIFLDYMYDIENIHSVLNIDKDIVMKKLNYYQ; from the coding sequence ATGGAAGACTCATTGACATGTAATTTTTGTGGAAGAAAAAAAAATGATATTACTTTTCTTGTATCGGGTATCAGCGGACATATCTGTAATTTTTGTATAGAAAAAACTTATTCCATAATTCATAGAAAATTTTGGTCTAAAAATATTGAAAAAAAAAAAAATGAATCTGCACAGATACAAATAAAAAAACCTAAAGAAATCAAATCTTTTTTAGATAAGTATGTAGTAGGACAAAATGAAGCCAAAAAAATTATTTCCGTTGCTGTATACAATCATTATAAAAGAATACATCAGAGTAATTCAGAAAATCAAGATGTAGAAATAGAAAAATCCAATATATTATTAATTGGAAATACCGGAACAGGAAAAACTTTACTAGCGAAAAGTATATCAAAACTTTTGAAAGTTCCTTTTGCTATAGCAGATGCTACTACTTTAACTGAAGCTGGATATGTGGGAGAGGATGTAGAATCCATTTTGACAAGATTATTACAGTCAGTTAATTATGATATAAGTTATGCTGAAAAAGGAATTATTTTTCTAGATGAAATAGATAAAATATCCAGAAAAAGCAATAATCCTTCTATTACTAGAGATGTTTCTGGAGAAGGAGTACAACAAGCATTACTTAAAATATTAGAAGGATCAGTGATCAATGTCCCTCCACAAGGAGGAAGAAAACATCCAGACCAAAAAATGATACAAATCAATACTGAAAACATATTATTTATAGCTGGAGGAACATTTGATGGCATAGAAAAAATTGTTTCTGATAGAATAAAACAAATTTCTATAGGTTTTTTAACTCAAGAAAAAAGAGAAAAAAATAATGATAAAAATTATCTAAAAAATATTATTGCTGCAGATTTAAAACATTTTGGATTAATACCAGAACTGGTAGGTCGATTTCCTGTCACCACTTATTTAAATCCATTGAATAAAAAAATGTTGAAAAAAATTCTGTTGACTCCCAAAAACTCTTTAATCAAACAGTATCAAAAATTATTTAATATGGATAATATATCTATGAATATAACAGATGAAGCTTTGGATATCATAGTAGATAAAACTTTTCAACTTGGTATTGGAGCAAGAGGGTTACGGACTTTTTGTGAGAAAATATTTTTGGATTATATGTATGATATAGAAAATATTCATTCCGTTTTGAATATAGATAAAGACATTGTAATGAAAAAATTAAATTATTATCAATGA
- the obgE gene encoding GTPase ObgE codes for MKNCFVDFIKIYCKSGDGGSGCIHFYRDKHIARGGPDGGTGGKGGNILIQGNSHLHTFFHLKYNKHWIAKSGSPGKVNNITGSNGKDLLIEVPIGTVVKDEKKNIITEITRNCEKKILFEGGKGGKGNYFFKNSINQSPYHAQPGIKTKGYWIFLELKILADVGLIGFPNTGKSTLLSMITRAKPKIGDFSFTTKVPHLGVVKMNFDSFLVADIPGIIENASEGKGLGHHFLRHAERNSVLLFLISSETKNKRQEYLILLNELNKFNSNFLNKKRLLAISKSDLIDDKKKDKIREIFLTLKEDIIFISSFTKEGLIELKKKLWKLIKSIH; via the coding sequence ATGAAAAATTGTTTTGTTGATTTTATAAAAATTTACTGTAAAAGTGGAGATGGTGGGTCTGGATGTATTCATTTTTATAGAGATAAACATATAGCTAGAGGAGGCCCCGACGGAGGAACAGGGGGAAAAGGTGGCAATATCCTTATTCAAGGAAATTCTCATCTTCATACTTTTTTTCATTTAAAATATAATAAACATTGGATCGCAAAATCAGGATCACCTGGAAAAGTGAATAATATCACTGGATCCAATGGAAAAGATCTATTAATAGAAGTTCCTATCGGAACTGTGGTAAAAGATGAAAAAAAAAATATAATAACAGAAATAACTAGAAACTGTGAGAAAAAAATTCTGTTTGAAGGAGGAAAAGGAGGAAAAGGGAATTATTTTTTTAAAAATTCAATAAATCAATCTCCTTATCATGCTCAACCAGGCATAAAAACAAAAGGTTATTGGATTTTTTTGGAGTTGAAAATCTTAGCAGATGTAGGATTAATAGGATTTCCAAACACTGGAAAATCAACTTTACTTTCTATGATTACAAGAGCAAAACCTAAAATAGGTGATTTTTCTTTTACTACTAAGGTCCCCCATTTAGGGGTAGTCAAGATGAATTTTGATTCTTTTTTAGTTGCAGATATTCCTGGTATTATAGAAAATGCATCTGAAGGAAAAGGTTTGGGTCATCATTTTCTTAGACATGCAGAACGAAATTCTGTTTTGTTGTTTTTAATTTCTTCAGAAACAAAAAATAAAAGACAAGAGTATTTAATTTTGTTAAACGAACTCAATAAATTTAACTCAAATTTTTTAAATAAAAAACGTTTGTTAGCAATTTCTAAATCGGATTTAATTGATGATAAAAAAAAAGACAAAATAAGAGAAATATTTTTAACTTTAAAAGAAGATATTATTTTTATTTCTTCTTTTACAAAAGAAGGATTAATAGAATTGAAAAAAAAATTGTGGAAATTAATTAAAAGTATTCATTGA
- a CDS encoding adenylate kinase family protein, whose product MIHIILFGPPGCGKGTQAKIIAAKFGLSHLSTGMIFRNHMKRKTNLGKLASFYINKGILVPDMMTTNMLNIEIQKHFCAKGIIYDGYPRTRNQILSLEKTLKKFVLGTINIIFYFSIQKNLIIDRLLKRGKTSHRNDDTNIKTVKKRIEEYNKETALIWNSDPKWKNNIIKLNASLSVEKISVFIEKEIKNLLKKN is encoded by the coding sequence ATGATACACATAATATTGTTTGGACCACCGGGATGTGGAAAAGGAACTCAAGCTAAAATTATTGCAGCCAAATTTGGCTTATCCCACTTATCTACTGGGATGATATTCAGAAATCACATGAAGAGAAAAACAAATTTGGGAAAACTTGCTAGTTTTTATATCAATAAAGGAATATTGGTTCCTGATATGATGACTACAAATATGTTAAACATAGAAATTCAAAAACATTTTTGTGCCAAAGGAATTATTTACGATGGATATCCTAGAACAAGAAATCAAATTCTTTCTTTAGAAAAAACTTTAAAAAAATTTGTTTTGGGAACAATAAATATAATTTTCTATTTTTCTATTCAAAAAAATTTGATAATAGATAGATTATTAAAAAGAGGAAAAACTAGTCATCGTAATGATGATACAAATATTAAAACGGTTAAAAAAAGAATAGAAGAATATAACAAAGAAACTGCTTTGATTTGGAATAGTGATCCTAAATGGAAAAATAATATAATTAAATTAAATGCTTCTCTATCTGTAGAAAAAATTTCTGTTTTCATAGAAAAAGAAATAAAAAATTTGTTAAAAAAAAATTAA
- the lpdA gene encoding dihydrolipoyl dehydrogenase: MHFDVIILGSGPGGYVASIRSAQLGMKTALIEKESIGGVCLNWGCIPTKSLLNSAKILQSIRKNGKLFGIKNDQIKIDYSQIIDKSRNVVEKMRKGISFLMKKNGIHVIHGNAILKKEKKIEIFQDEKNVGEYSASHIIISTGAIPKIEDKFQYDGKKVITYKEALSLSSLPRRMIIIGSGSIGLEFAYFYHSMGTHVTIIEICTKLFPNGDDEISDHLKSSFEKMGIKSYTSSSIRKITSSKNGIILEIKSSVENIVLEADIVLYAIGIIPNIKHIGLEEIGIQIEKGFIIVDENYRTNIDGYYAIGDVIKTPSLAHVASHEAINCIENIKGLNCQKIDYNNVPKCVYSFPEIASVGYTEKESKEKGFQIKVAKFPFSALGRARADENTDGFVKVIFDAKYDEWLGCHMIGNNVTDLISEVVVARKLEATSYEIIGSIHPHPSLSESILESVANAYGRAIHL, from the coding sequence ATGCATTTTGATGTTATTATTTTAGGAAGTGGACCAGGAGGTTATGTAGCTTCCATACGTTCAGCGCAACTTGGAATGAAAACAGCTCTGATTGAAAAAGAATCTATTGGAGGTGTTTGTTTAAATTGGGGATGTATTCCTACTAAATCTCTTTTGAACAGTGCAAAAATTCTGCAATCCATAAGAAAAAATGGAAAACTTTTTGGAATAAAAAATGATCAAATCAAAATAGATTATTCTCAAATTATTGATAAAAGTAGAAATGTAGTAGAAAAGATGAGAAAAGGAATTTCATTTTTAATGAAGAAAAATGGAATTCATGTTATTCATGGAAATGCAATATTAAAAAAAGAAAAAAAAATTGAAATTTTTCAAGATGAAAAAAATGTAGGAGAATACTCTGCTTCGCATATTATTATTTCTACTGGTGCAATTCCTAAAATTGAAGATAAATTTCAATATGATGGTAAAAAAGTTATAACATATAAAGAAGCTCTTTCTTTATCTTCTTTACCAAGAAGAATGATCATTATAGGGTCTGGTTCTATAGGATTAGAATTTGCTTATTTTTATCATTCTATGGGAACACATGTTACCATTATAGAAATTTGTACAAAACTTTTTCCAAATGGAGATGATGAAATATCTGATCATTTGAAATCTTCCTTTGAAAAAATGGGAATTAAAAGTTATACATCTTCTTCTATAAGAAAGATAACTTCTTCTAAAAATGGAATAATTTTGGAAATTAAATCTTCTGTAGAAAATATTGTTTTAGAAGCGGATATAGTTCTTTACGCTATTGGAATCATACCTAATATCAAACATATTGGATTGGAAGAAATAGGAATTCAAATTGAGAAAGGATTTATCATTGTAGATGAAAATTATCGTACAAACATAGATGGATATTATGCAATTGGAGATGTCATTAAAACTCCATCTTTAGCTCATGTAGCCTCACATGAGGCAATCAACTGTATTGAAAATATAAAAGGATTAAATTGTCAAAAAATAGATTATAACAATGTTCCAAAATGTGTTTATTCTTTTCCTGAGATAGCTTCAGTAGGATATACTGAAAAAGAATCCAAAGAAAAAGGATTTCAGATTAAAGTAGCTAAATTTCCATTTAGTGCTCTTGGAAGAGCAAGAGCAGATGAAAATACTGATGGTTTTGTTAAAGTAATTTTTGATGCTAAATATGATGAATGGTTAGGGTGTCATATGATTGGAAATAATGTAACAGATTTAATTTCAGAAGTAGTCGTTGCAAGAAAATTAGAAGCAACCAGTTATGAAATTATAGGAAGTATACATCCTCATCCTTCATTGAGCGAATCTATTTTAGAATCTGTAGCTAACGCTTATGGTAGAGCTATTCATTTATAA
- the fsa gene encoding fructose-6-phosphate aldolase: protein MKFFVDTASLKEINEARSLGILDGVTTNPSLISKESVSSQKEIQDHYISICNLLKDEEDVSAEVISTNYIEMIQEGERLSLLHPRIVVKIPITHDGIKAIKYFSDKKIKTNCTLVFSPGQAILAAKVGASYVSPFIGRVDDVSYDGLDLVREIKNIYDNYHFNTKILAASIRHPLHIIECSKIGIYAVTSPMKVIYSLLNHPLTNIGLEKFLIDYKKKIN, encoded by the coding sequence ATGAAATTTTTTGTAGACACAGCGAGTTTAAAAGAAATTAATGAAGCAAGATCACTTGGTATATTAGATGGAGTGACAACAAATCCATCCTTAATTTCCAAGGAATCTGTTTCTAGTCAAAAAGAAATTCAGGATCATTATATATCTATATGTAATCTTCTTAAAGATGAAGAAGATGTTAGTGCAGAAGTTATTAGTACTAATTATATAGAGATGATTCAAGAAGGAGAAAGACTTTCCCTTCTACATCCAAGAATTGTTGTAAAAATTCCCATAACTCATGATGGAATCAAAGCGATTAAATATTTTTCTGATAAAAAGATTAAAACTAATTGTACTCTCGTTTTTTCTCCAGGACAAGCTATTTTGGCAGCTAAAGTTGGAGCCAGTTATGTTTCTCCGTTCATAGGAAGAGTAGATGATGTGTCTTATGATGGATTGGATTTGGTACGAGAAATCAAAAACATATATGATAACTACCATTTTAATACAAAGATTTTGGCAGCATCTATACGCCATCCATTGCATATCATAGAATGCTCAAAGATTGGAATATACGCAGTCACTTCTCCTATGAAAGTTATTTATTCTCTCTTGAATCATCCATTGACAAATATAGGTTTGGAAAAATTTTTAATAGATTATAAAAAGAAAATCAATTAA
- a CDS encoding outer membrane protein assembly factor BamD, translating to MNIKTICLIGVFITFFESCFLFSEKKFVFSGKENESGEEGLFESGKRHYFSSLNFDLDQTKTNNAINKLNQFIREYPDSSKIEEAYRLINDLLMKIERKNYCIADSYFLMRRYQASLIYFQDLMRDFPESHFKEKVLYKICVAQYQLSRKKDFLKSYNEYMKCFPHYSNAKRLKVLYKKL from the coding sequence GTGAATATAAAAACTATTTGTTTGATAGGAGTATTCATAACTTTTTTTGAAAGTTGTTTTCTTTTTTCAGAAAAAAAATTCGTTTTTTCAGGGAAAGAAAATGAATCGGGAGAAGAAGGTTTATTTGAAAGTGGGAAACGTCATTATTTTTCTTCTTTAAATTTTGATTTAGATCAAACAAAAACTAACAATGCAATTAACAAATTAAATCAATTTATTAGAGAATATCCTGATAGTTCAAAAATCGAGGAAGCTTATAGATTGATTAACGATTTATTAATGAAAATAGAAAGAAAAAATTATTGCATAGCTGATTCTTATTTTTTGATGCGTAGGTATCAAGCTTCTTTAATTTATTTTCAAGATTTGATGAGAGATTTTCCAGAAAGTCATTTCAAGGAAAAAGTTTTGTATAAAATATGTGTAGCTCAATATCAACTTTCTAGAAAAAAAGATTTTTTGAAATCATATAATGAATATATGAAATGTTTCCCTCATTATTCTAATGCAAAAAGATTAAAAGTTTTGTATAAAAAATTATGA
- a CDS encoding ferritin: MLSEKIQIGLTKQLNRESESSQLYLSMASWVEKKGFEGICEFLYDHSHEERMHMLKLIRYINKRGGHAVLDNIFIRKITYGSLKELFQILFEHEKKISNEINLLVELSLQEKDYFTYNFLQWYVEEQIEEETLSKMILDKIELVEEDKGGLYLFDKDIKNFHKQ; this comes from the coding sequence ATGCTTAGCGAAAAAATACAAATAGGATTAACAAAACAATTAAATAGAGAATCAGAATCCTCTCAATTGTATTTATCTATGGCTTCTTGGGTAGAAAAAAAAGGTTTTGAAGGAATATGCGAATTTTTATATGATCATTCACATGAAGAAAGAATGCATATGTTAAAATTGATAAGATATATTAATAAGAGAGGAGGTCATGCTGTTTTGGATAACATTTTTATTAGAAAAATAACATATGGATCTTTGAAAGAATTATTTCAAATATTATTTGAACATGAAAAGAAAATTTCTAATGAGATCAATCTTTTAGTAGAATTATCTTTACAAGAAAAAGATTATTTTACATACAATTTTTTGCAATGGTATGTTGAAGAACAGATAGAAGAAGAAACTTTAAGTAAAATGATTTTAGATAAGATTGAACTAGTGGAGGAAGATAAAGGAGGATTGTATTTATTTGATAAAGACATAAAAAATTTTCATAAACAATAA
- the dapA gene encoding 4-hydroxy-tetrahydrodipicolinate synthase encodes MKKLYGTGVALVTPFKKDERIDFNGLEKLVKYVLDNEVDYLVALGTTAETATLKKEEKQDIVECIQSANYKQLPLILGVGGNNTRDIVNQINSIKNLSVFYAILSVSPYYNRPSQEGIYEHFKSIVNCTEANIIVYNVPKRTGSNVMPDTVLRLANNFKNIIGIKEASGNVLQSYKIIEKKPKNFSVISGDDFITLPVLLGGGESVISVIAQGFPDKVSQMVSLARKNQVEKAFSIFYKIIKMIDLIYEEGNPTGIKTLLNIIGICNPYVRLPLLIGSPSLKKKMLNLLKQINS; translated from the coding sequence ATGAAAAAATTATATGGGACAGGTGTAGCGTTGGTTACTCCTTTTAAAAAGGATGAAAGAATCGACTTCAATGGACTTGAAAAACTAGTAAAATATGTTTTAGATAATGAAGTTGATTATTTGGTAGCATTGGGGACTACAGCTGAAACAGCTACTTTGAAAAAAGAAGAAAAACAAGATATTGTTGAATGCATTCAAAGTGCAAATTATAAACAACTTCCTTTAATCCTAGGAGTGGGGGGGAACAATACAAGAGATATTGTAAATCAAATAAATAGCATAAAAAACTTATCAGTTTTTTATGCTATTCTTTCAGTATCTCCTTATTATAATAGACCTTCTCAAGAAGGGATATATGAACATTTTAAATCTATTGTGAATTGTACTGAAGCCAACATAATTGTTTATAATGTTCCTAAAAGAACAGGTTCTAATGTTATGCCAGATACTGTCTTACGTTTAGCTAATAATTTTAAGAATATAATAGGAATAAAAGAAGCTTCTGGAAATGTTTTACAATCTTATAAAATTATTGAAAAAAAACCAAAAAATTTTAGTGTGATATCAGGAGATGATTTTATCACTTTGCCAGTCCTATTAGGAGGAGGAGAAAGTGTTATTTCTGTAATTGCCCAAGGTTTTCCTGATAAGGTTTCTCAAATGGTTTCTTTAGCTAGGAAGAATCAAGTAGAAAAAGCTTTTTCTATCTTTTATAAAATTATTAAAATGATAGATCTCATTTATGAAGAAGGAAATCCCACAGGGATTAAGACTCTTTTAAACATAATAGGAATATGCAATCCATATGTTAGATTACCTTTGTTAATTGGGAGTCCTTCTTTAAAAAAGAAAATGCTAAATTTATTGAAACAAATCAACTCATAG
- a CDS encoding RNA recognition motif domain-containing protein has product MDNTKLYVGNLSYDMTEQELKKYFESIGEVTHAKIIFDESTSNKRSKGFGFIEMSNEENAKQAIEKLNGTEFMGRNIIVSAARPRTRKDY; this is encoded by the coding sequence ATGGACAATACGAAATTATACGTAGGAAATTTATCTTATGATATGACAGAACAAGAATTAAAGAAATATTTTGAATCTATAGGGGAGGTCACTCATGCTAAGATAATTTTTGATGAATCTACATCTAACAAAAGAAGTAAAGGCTTCGGATTTATAGAAATGTCTAATGAAGAAAACGCAAAACAAGCTATAGAAAAATTAAATGGAACAGAATTTATGGGAAGAAATATTATTGTATCTGCAGCTAGACCCAGAACAAGAAAAGATTATTAG
- the pncB gene encoding nicotinate phosphoribosyltransferase: MSNFSIISSILDNDFYKFTMQNAVIKLFPSAKAKYEFINRGKHSFPKNFVQILKENLNKMAYLKLSNEERIYLEKYCPYLDSSYLDFLNKYQYNPKEVSIYQKGKNIKMNIEGLWSRTILWEVPLMAIISELYYKLTGSKRISDKKIIILTKEKLKKYKNLQVKIGEYGTRRRYSYQVHKLILEILMEEGSSFFMGSSNVHLSHIFSIKPIGTQGHEWIMFHAAKYGFNIADRIAMENWLNIYSGNLGIALSDTYTSSVFFKNFNKKLSDFFQGIRHDSGDPIFFVQEAIKHYKKFQINPIKKKIIFSDNLNPCKVAYISSFCKNKINPCFGIGTNFTNDVGVPSMNIVIKMVRAIPEKKWISVVKLSNVKEKSTGKKNMIFLAKKILHL; encoded by the coding sequence ATGAGTAATTTTTCTATTATATCATCAATATTGGACAATGATTTTTATAAATTTACAATGCAAAATGCCGTTATTAAATTATTTCCATCGGCAAAAGCTAAGTATGAGTTTATCAATAGAGGAAAACATTCTTTTCCAAAAAATTTTGTTCAAATCTTGAAAGAAAACCTAAATAAAATGGCTTATTTAAAACTTTCAAATGAAGAAAGAATCTATTTGGAAAAATATTGTCCTTACTTAGATTCTTCTTATTTAGACTTTTTAAATAAATATCAATACAATCCAAAGGAAGTAAGTATATATCAGAAGGGAAAAAATATAAAAATGAATATAGAAGGATTATGGAGCAGAACGATATTATGGGAAGTTCCTTTGATGGCTATTATCTCTGAGTTATATTATAAATTGACGGGATCAAAACGGATATCTGATAAAAAAATTATAATTCTAACTAAGGAAAAATTGAAAAAATATAAAAATTTACAAGTTAAAATTGGAGAATATGGAACAAGAAGAAGATATTCTTATCAAGTTCATAAATTGATTTTAGAAATACTCATGGAAGAAGGATCTTCTTTTTTTATGGGAAGTAGTAATGTCCATTTATCTCATATTTTTTCAATTAAACCTATAGGGACCCAAGGACATGAATGGATTATGTTTCATGCGGCAAAATATGGATTCAATATAGCAGATCGTATAGCTATGGAAAATTGGTTAAATATTTATAGTGGAAATTTAGGAATTGCTTTATCTGATACATATACATCTTCAGTTTTTTTTAAGAATTTTAATAAAAAACTTTCTGACTTTTTTCAAGGTATTAGACATGATAGTGGAGATCCTATTTTTTTTGTTCAAGAAGCTATAAAACATTACAAAAAATTTCAAATAAATCCTATCAAAAAAAAAATTATATTTTCGGATAATCTTAATCCATGCAAAGTGGCTTATATTTCTTCTTTTTGCAAAAACAAAATTAATCCTTGTTTTGGAATAGGCACCAATTTTACTAATGATGTAGGCGTTCCTTCTATGAACATTGTAATAAAAATGGTTAGAGCTATTCCAGAAAAAAAGTGGATTTCAGTAGTAAAACTCTCTAATGTAAAAGAAAAATCAACTGGAAAAAAGAACATGATTTTTTTAGCAAAAAAAATTCTTCATTTATGA